Genomic DNA from Haloplanus aerogenes:
GTGGGGCCGACGACACCCCGGCGCGTGTGAACTTCACCTACGAACTCGTCGACACGGAGCACGGACGGATGCTTGCCATCAGTGCAGACCGTATCGAAGTTCAGCGCGCCTACTACCGTGAGGTGGAGAACGAAACTATGGGATGGCGCGAACCAATCCCTGAGTCGCAGTACGATCCATCGAACCCATCGATGGGGGTGGTCGACGACGGCACTTTCACGTTCTCCGTGACCGCCACAAGCGAGGAGACTATCGATACGGCAGCGCCGTTCGGAACGGAGCCACTGCTCACGCCGCAGTTCAACCGCACGGGGGTCGAGTGCAGGTATGGTCGACAAGAGCGCCACCGCTGCTTCGAGTACGACACCCGCGTGTACGCCACCTACGGGGCACCAGAGGATACGACGGTGTACGTCTCCGCGCAACTCGACGGTCGCAACGAGTGGGTCGCCGGCGAGTGGACGGGCAACGAATACCGCGAGTGGGCCCACACGGAACTGCTGGGCCCGGGCCAAGGCTGGTACGTCGTGCAAGGCGAACTGGAGGTCGGAAGCGGTCGCTATCGGGATTAGTCCCGCGACTTACGATTTCTAATTGTCGTCAAGTGACCTCTTCCAGTACTGTTTTCGGCGGAAGAGCGCGCCGACCAGTTCGAAGACGGGGCCCTGGAACGTCGACACGGCCTGAACGAGCCACGCGGAGGCACCCTCCGTCTTGGCATCGCAGTTGAGACTCGCCGTCCGACGCTATTTATCCCGATTCCGCGTACTATCCACGCATGGACACCAGACTCGCTCTCGCTGTCGGACTCGTCGTCGGTCTGATCGTCGGTGCGGCGGGGGGCGCAGCGGCCGGTGCCGCGCTCATTCCGACTCAGAGCGTCTCCTCGCCGTCGTTCTCGACCTCGGCTGGGACGGGGTGTGTGAGCAACCCCGCGACCGGCGGCTGGGTCGGACAGGTTCCTAACGGAGAGACGCGGACGGTGGCACTCAATTTCACGTTCACACACGACGTGACCGACGTGAACGTTCGGGCGAATCTCACGGAGCCGAGTCCGGGGCACTACCGCTTCACCGTCGAAGTCGCGCCCGGCGACGGGGCGAAGGGCCAGCCCCCGGCGGATTGTACGCCGCGGACCACATTCGACGCACTCGTCTCGCTTCCCGGCGACTTCCGGACGGTAACAGTCGTCCTCGACGGGGCCGTCGTGACGCAAGTCGAGCACCCAGAGGACTCGTTCGCCACGTTCCGCACGCTCTCGGGGAACTACAGCGTGGCCGTCGACGAAGACGGAGCCAGCCGGCTCGACTCGTCGTGACCGACGAATGCCGAGGCGTCGACACAATCGTGGGCGACGCGCGCCCGACGAGCGGCCGGCCCCGCCGCTCACCCGACGAATCCGTGAGCGATGCCCGCAGGGAGGAGCGTCCCGCGCCTGTCGACGAGCCATCCAGTGACGATGCCGACGAGGAACACGACGAGGAGTAGTGGCCACGCTGAGACGGGGTAATACCCGAAATGAGCGAGCGCGAAGACACCCGCTTGTCCGACGATCGCGACGAGACGCCCGTATCGCTCCTGGAGGAGATTCTGGAGAAACCCACGGAACAGCGTCTCCTCCTGGAAGGCGGCGATGGCGAACCCGAAGAACCACCCGAGCAGCAGGTTCACTGCGAGGCCGCTCGCTGCGTCCGCCGCGACGGTCGGAGAGGGGTCGGCACCGACCTCCCCAACCGGAGCGAGTCCGGGGAAAAGCGCAGTGAGGGCGAGCGTGCCTCCGAGGGTGGCGGCGAGCACGAGGACGATACCGGCGACGCCCCAGAGGAGGTCGCCGCGGAGTCGCTGCCGGTCGAACCACCACCGCCGGAGGTCGACGCCCACCCAGCGCGTGAAGCCGAAGTAGACTAGGCCGACCGAGAGGGTCGCGTTAAGTTAGAGGATGAGGCGTTCGAGTTCTGAGTGTCTATGGCAGAATCCGAACGCCTCAGCAAGTGTATCGAGTGGATCGACTTGTCGTTTGTGGAGCGAGATCGGACTCCCGAGTGGGCGATTCAAGTGGGCATCCGGTGTCATCTCGCAGATATGTCAACTAGGGATGCCAGTCAGTTTCTCGATGAGTTGGGAGTCCAACGCAGTCACGTCGCGGTTCACAACTGGGTTCACAAGGCCGAGCTACAGCCGGTTTCGACGGTGAGTGCGGATCAGCTTGCGGTCGACGAGAAAGTGATCCGCATCAACGGCGACGACTACTGGCTGTACGGTGCCGTCGATCCCCAAACGAACGAAATCCTCCATTTCAGGCTGTTTCCAGCGACAACGAAACAGACGACGCGATGGTTTCTGACCGAACTTCATCGACGATATCGGCTAGATGGCGTCGAATTTCTCGTCGATGACGCCGATTACTTGGTGAACGTCCTCGACGAAGACGGGTACCGATTCCAGATGATTTCACACGGGAATCGGAATGCCATCGAACGTGTCTTTTGGGAGATAGAACGACGAACCTCATCGTTCGCAACTAGTTTCAGCCATGTCGAACCGCAGACAGCAGAATCGTGGCTCAAAGCCCTCGCCGTCCGGCACAACTCACGCCAAAGTTAACGCGACCGGCGAGGCCAGCTTGATAACAAACCAAGCGAAATTCCTCTAACTGTATCTAGGGCTTAACGAACTTGGTTTTGTTCAGTTGTCTAAGCGATAGCCGGTCGCCCCCGTGATTTAATCCGCCACTCCACGTAGTCCTGCGGGATGAGACGACGTGCCATACTTCGAACCGGGCTCGTCGCTGGGTCCGTTGCTGTGGCCGGATGCACGCGAGGCCGCGGTGGCCCTGCATTCCAAGAGGGGTTCGAGAACGGGCTGGGGGACTGGCAGGCCAACGCGGCTATCGGGCCGGAGGTGAACATCGAGGAGTTCGAATGGGAGGTGACGGTGTCCGGTGAACAGGCGATGAGCGGGGAGCGGTCGCTTCGCATCTGGAACGAAGGCGACTACGACGATGGTGTCACATGGGTGACCCATCCGGTGCCAGTTCCGTCGGGGGGTGCCGACGAGGCGACGGTCCGAGCACAGATTTGGAGCGAGTCCGAGTCGTTCAATACGCTCCGGGATGCCGTCATGCGTCTCGGCCCCGAACGCCCGGAGACCGAGGAGGAGTTTCCCCATCCCGGCGTGAACACGACTGCGCTGGGCGAAACACCGTATGGAGGCCTTCGTGAACCGCTCTGGCTGGCCGATGGCTGGCGGGAGTACACCTTCGAGTGGACGATGCCGTCGCTTTCGACGGAGACGCTGTACGTCTCGGTGGGAACCAGTGTCATCTGGGAAGGAGACGCGACCCACTACGTCGATGATATCTCCGTCGAGTTCGACTCCGCATGACGACCGTTCCCAACGGAATTATCGGTGATATTCTCGCAGCAGGACTCCTCCGACTGATTGGGGGCGAACAGT
This window encodes:
- a CDS encoding CPBP family intramembrane glutamic endopeptidase, whose product is MGVDLRRWWFDRQRLRGDLLWGVAGIVLVLAATLGGTLALTALFPGLAPVGEVGADPSPTVAADAASGLAVNLLLGWFFGFAIAAFQEETLFRGFLQNLLQERYGRLVAIVGQAGVFALAHFGYYPVSAWPLLLVVFLVGIVTGWLVDRRGTLLPAGIAHGFVG
- a CDS encoding IS6 family transposase — protein: MAESERLSKCIEWIDLSFVERDRTPEWAIQVGIRCHLADMSTRDASQFLDELGVQRSHVAVHNWVHKAELQPVSTVSADQLAVDEKVIRINGDDYWLYGAVDPQTNEILHFRLFPATTKQTTRWFLTELHRRYRLDGVEFLVDDADYLVNVLDEDGYRFQMISHGNRNAIERVFWEIERRTSSFATSFSHVEPQTAESWLKALAVRHNSRQS